One part of the Paraburkholderia flagellata genome encodes these proteins:
- the gshB gene encoding glutathione synthase, whose product MDILFIADPLERFKIYKDSTYAMMAEAAKRGHRLFACEPQHLAWVNGQVEADVRRFTIVGDTADLHRETWFEASADSRALTGFDAVVMRKDPPFDMEYVTSTWLLEIAERAGAKIFNKPQSIRDHSEKLAIGEFPQFVAPTLVTRSAARLRKFHEEHQDVILKPLDGMGGMGVFRVKADGMNLGSIIEMLSHDGARSVMAQKFIPEIKAGDKRILLIGGEPVPFSLARIPQGNEVRGNLAAGGLGVAQPLTARDMEIAKALGPTLAARGLLLVGLDAIGDWLTEVNVTSPTCFREIMEQTGFDVATMFIDALERAAA is encoded by the coding sequence ATGGACATTCTCTTCATCGCTGATCCGCTCGAGCGGTTCAAGATCTACAAGGACTCGACCTACGCGATGATGGCCGAGGCCGCGAAGCGCGGCCACAGGCTCTTTGCGTGCGAGCCGCAACATCTCGCATGGGTGAACGGCCAGGTCGAAGCCGACGTGCGGCGCTTTACGATCGTCGGCGATACGGCGGACCTGCATCGCGAAACGTGGTTCGAAGCCAGCGCCGATTCGCGCGCGCTCACGGGCTTCGACGCCGTCGTCATGCGCAAGGACCCGCCGTTCGACATGGAGTACGTGACGTCCACGTGGCTGCTGGAGATTGCCGAGCGCGCGGGCGCGAAGATCTTCAACAAGCCGCAGTCGATTCGCGATCATTCGGAAAAGCTCGCCATCGGTGAATTTCCGCAGTTCGTCGCGCCCACGCTCGTCACGCGCAGCGCGGCGCGCCTGCGCAAGTTCCACGAAGAGCATCAGGACGTGATCCTGAAGCCGCTCGACGGCATGGGCGGCATGGGCGTGTTCCGCGTGAAAGCGGACGGCATGAACCTCGGCTCGATCATCGAGATGCTGAGCCATGACGGCGCGCGCAGCGTGATGGCGCAGAAGTTCATCCCCGAGATCAAGGCCGGCGACAAGCGCATTCTGCTGATCGGCGGCGAGCCGGTGCCGTTTTCGCTCGCGCGCATTCCTCAGGGCAATGAAGTGCGCGGCAATCTGGCGGCGGGCGGACTTGGCGTCGCGCAGCCGCTCACGGCGCGCGATATGGAGATCGCGAAAGCGCTCGGCCCGACGCTCGCGGCACGCGGCCTGCTGCTCGTCGGGCTCGATGCCATCGGCGACTGGCTAACCGAGGTCAATGTCACGAGCCCGACGTGTTTCCGCGAAATCATGGAGCAAACGGGCTTCGATGTGGCCACCATGTTCATCGACGCGCTGGAGCGCGCGGCGGCCTGA